Proteins encoded within one genomic window of Stigmatella aurantiaca:
- a CDS encoding PD40 domain-containing protein gives MLTPRGGLFLALAVLFACAAWAQDDENDGGLRTPTRLTVGMGDHFLGQLEPDGKRLIFVSNRNIATEIYAQELEGGRERRLFDEGADVTWPRVSPDGKHLLYISFRDQAGGQLCVRNLPAADDRRCLEEEISAVQAEWIDASHVALVSRAAIQGGLHLSRVDVAHTLSAKPLLERNLTSPTLSPDGRWLVYVPIKRAVPQVGPGFAARAARHLEALRLDRPGAAPIPLTLDLPGQTGQPVFARDGRSLYVVQFFTDSNGDEVIDASDSGVLFRVPFATEREDAPELAAASSPDQLTSVAWNCEYPAPAAESLIATCSRDRTLDVYQLPLDGQVPSHWDVPRLNEELRMVGRRADQLLLYRQRLLLEARPKPRRLLMMRLSYLHLAFEDFEAAGFYARGMLSVNDPATAGLAEPLQILIGHRRAMKERERGQMMDELSEAGQQRMQALEPTAAPSPPSTVFQHVVRSELAEDAGDFTRARQELEAAQLTDTTPRAVLEAWFERADSLYRKLDDRDALVEAGRRLSLNKVFHEDDQLDFARAAVRALYRGRPYDQADAAMAQALALAPAGSAYAFALEMGRRVNAVHDERPPRPVRDALIAFYEQQQDPLRRRALVQDAVERAASLGADGVMEALATVYVDDTPAGTEERRRAERLFRRALTGRAYRRLGRQRLDNARADFDLVTQRTGSLESAVESINLRLRAGTRPEVVEKEVTTTAAKMAGPLAHFVKAYLMACQLPELDDETHAQTVSAAVKELRMSWKELKGQRAVQALSGAIHHEDFLRRQDPAAAERANRHYLIALDLVRNNVRYRAMILGALGLLNTQVGNFHIALEYLEQRDKFPAVDNAAGLAVSLARARALLHTGREEEAAKAADQSLARLDDTPELAGFALLALDRAALYNLAAGRFERALALYDRELPLLEAEARGKEGLRNRLVVRLARGAAALGAGQPQRALEDLAIVDRDLADPAVQATLGWRRATPEHVMRSYRIIAAGLRANAETRLGRLDVAARALKQRRALFLEQFDELDRDQDVGAATLAELRLAENAVDRRDMAQAARWLGEALAHADTLIERTHAPVDAGQLGVLWFAAQLHAEGSTPLPFDVPKRLGQAHRSLIGQRSPAWRSYLAWFEIYLALGADPLPSLQPARSSSASGVLPVEPPPSLLRPAEPRQRQTP, from the coding sequence GTGCTGACGCCTCGTGGCGGGCTCTTCCTGGCCCTGGCCGTTCTCTTCGCGTGCGCCGCCTGGGCGCAGGACGATGAGAATGACGGGGGCTTGCGCACACCCACGCGGCTCACCGTGGGCATGGGAGATCACTTCCTGGGGCAGCTGGAGCCCGATGGGAAGCGGCTGATCTTCGTGTCCAACCGCAACATCGCGACCGAGATCTATGCTCAGGAGCTGGAAGGAGGGCGCGAGCGCCGTCTCTTCGATGAAGGCGCCGACGTGACCTGGCCGCGGGTCAGCCCCGACGGCAAGCATCTGCTCTACATCTCGTTCCGGGATCAGGCAGGCGGCCAACTGTGTGTGCGGAATCTGCCCGCCGCGGACGATCGCCGCTGCCTCGAGGAGGAGATCAGCGCGGTGCAGGCGGAATGGATCGATGCCTCGCACGTCGCGCTGGTGAGCCGGGCGGCCATCCAGGGAGGTCTGCACTTGTCGCGGGTTGACGTGGCGCACACGCTGAGCGCGAAGCCCCTGCTGGAGCGCAACCTGACCAGTCCCACCCTCTCTCCCGATGGGCGCTGGCTGGTGTATGTCCCGATCAAGCGCGCCGTGCCGCAGGTGGGCCCCGGATTCGCCGCGCGCGCCGCGCGCCACTTGGAGGCACTGCGTCTGGATCGCCCGGGCGCTGCGCCCATCCCGCTGACGCTCGATCTTCCAGGACAGACGGGGCAGCCGGTGTTCGCCCGTGATGGGCGCTCCCTGTACGTGGTGCAGTTCTTCACCGATTCCAATGGGGACGAGGTGATCGACGCCAGCGACAGCGGGGTGCTGTTCCGGGTGCCTTTCGCCACAGAGCGCGAGGATGCGCCCGAACTGGCCGCAGCCTCCAGTCCGGACCAGCTCACCAGTGTGGCCTGGAACTGCGAGTATCCAGCCCCTGCGGCCGAGTCACTCATCGCCACTTGCTCGCGCGATCGAACGCTGGATGTGTACCAGCTGCCGCTCGATGGCCAGGTTCCCAGCCACTGGGACGTTCCTCGTCTCAACGAAGAGTTGAGAATGGTCGGCCGGCGCGCTGATCAGCTCCTGCTCTATCGCCAGCGCCTGTTGCTCGAGGCTCGGCCCAAACCCCGCCGGCTGCTGATGATGCGCCTGAGCTATCTGCACCTGGCCTTCGAGGACTTCGAGGCGGCAGGGTTCTACGCCCGCGGCATGCTCTCGGTGAACGATCCCGCCACCGCGGGACTGGCGGAGCCGCTGCAGATCCTCATCGGCCACCGGCGCGCCATGAAGGAGCGCGAGCGCGGCCAGATGATGGACGAGCTGAGCGAAGCCGGGCAGCAGCGAATGCAGGCGTTAGAGCCCACCGCCGCTCCGAGCCCGCCCTCCACCGTCTTTCAACACGTGGTGCGCAGCGAGCTGGCGGAGGACGCTGGCGACTTTACGCGGGCGCGCCAGGAACTGGAGGCGGCGCAGCTGACCGACACCACACCGCGCGCGGTGCTGGAGGCCTGGTTCGAACGGGCGGACTCGCTCTACCGCAAGCTCGATGACCGGGACGCCCTGGTGGAAGCCGGCCGCCGGCTCTCCCTGAACAAGGTCTTCCATGAGGACGATCAGCTCGACTTCGCGCGTGCTGCCGTCCGCGCCCTGTACCGGGGACGTCCCTATGATCAGGCAGATGCCGCCATGGCCCAGGCACTTGCGTTGGCACCTGCTGGCTCGGCCTATGCGTTCGCCTTGGAGATGGGCCGGCGTGTCAACGCGGTTCACGACGAGCGCCCCCCCCGTCCTGTCCGGGATGCCTTGATTGCGTTCTACGAGCAGCAGCAGGACCCCCTTCGCCGCCGTGCGCTGGTGCAAGACGCCGTCGAGCGCGCGGCGAGTCTCGGGGCAGACGGAGTGATGGAGGCGCTGGCGACGGTCTACGTCGATGACACCCCGGCTGGCACCGAGGAACGCCGCCGGGCCGAGCGATTGTTCCGCCGTGCGTTGACGGGCCGCGCCTACCGCCGGTTGGGAAGGCAGCGCCTGGACAATGCCCGTGCCGACTTTGATCTCGTGACACAACGGACGGGCTCGCTGGAGAGTGCTGTCGAGTCCATCAACTTGCGTCTGCGAGCTGGCACGCGCCCCGAGGTGGTGGAGAAGGAGGTCACCACCACCGCCGCCAAGATGGCCGGGCCGCTCGCGCACTTCGTGAAAGCCTATCTCATGGCGTGCCAGCTGCCTGAGCTGGATGACGAGACCCACGCTCAGACGGTGTCGGCGGCCGTGAAGGAACTGCGCATGTCGTGGAAGGAGCTCAAGGGCCAGCGCGCGGTGCAGGCCCTCTCTGGCGCCATCCATCACGAGGACTTCCTCCGCCGTCAGGATCCGGCCGCTGCGGAGCGGGCCAACCGGCATTACTTGATCGCCCTGGATCTGGTGCGCAACAACGTCCGCTACCGGGCGATGATCCTCGGCGCGTTGGGGCTGCTGAACACCCAGGTGGGCAACTTCCACATCGCGCTGGAGTACTTGGAGCAACGGGACAAGTTCCCCGCTGTGGACAACGCAGCGGGGCTGGCGGTGTCCCTGGCCCGGGCCCGGGCGCTCTTGCACACCGGCCGGGAGGAGGAGGCAGCGAAGGCGGCGGATCAATCCCTGGCCCGGCTGGATGACACGCCGGAGCTGGCCGGATTCGCCCTCCTGGCACTGGATCGCGCGGCGCTCTACAACCTCGCTGCGGGACGCTTCGAGCGCGCGTTGGCGCTCTATGATCGTGAGCTGCCCCTCCTGGAGGCGGAGGCTCGCGGCAAGGAGGGGCTTCGCAACCGGCTGGTGGTGCGGCTGGCCCGTGGCGCCGCGGCGCTAGGGGCGGGGCAGCCCCAGCGGGCCTTGGAGGATCTGGCCATCGTTGATCGAGACTTGGCGGATCCTGCGGTGCAGGCCACGTTGGGCTGGCGACGCGCCACACCCGAGCATGTCATGCGATCCTATCGCATCATCGCCGCGGGACTGCGCGCCAACGCGGAGACCCGGCTCGGGCGCTTGGACGTTGCTGCCCGCGCGCTCAAGCAGCGGCGTGCACTGTTCCTGGAGCAGTTCGACGAGCTGGATCGCGATCAGGACGTCGGCGCGGCGACGTTGGCGGAGCTGCGGCTGGCCGAGAATGCCGTGGATCGCCGGGACATGGCGCAGGCGGCCCGCTGGTTGGGCGAGGCGCTCGCCCATGCCGACACCCTGATCGAACGCACCCACGCGCCGGTCGATGCCGGTCAGCTGGGGGTGCTCTGGTTCGCGGCGCAGTTGCATGCAGAGGGGAGCACGCCGCTTCCTTTCGACGTGCCCAAGCGCCTGG
- a CDS encoding DUF1318 domain-containing protein, whose product MKHRGLLLLAALAAPGCIRAPEIVMVDRATALEEQASGSFQDVERRLARSGMSPAPVPLTPNQLEELGLQPSPLVENMGKTQADRVDELLRRHCVGEGRDGLLVDTRRSCQAGRLSADDVALVERVNRARLQLWHWMQTVRPGVPEESLRQRWRQFHAEGVVCGGWVESDDGTWGEKKC is encoded by the coding sequence ATGAAACACCGCGGGTTGCTGCTGCTTGCCGCCCTCGCCGCTCCCGGGTGCATCCGCGCTCCGGAGATCGTCATGGTGGATCGCGCGACAGCGCTTGAGGAACAGGCCTCGGGGTCGTTCCAGGACGTGGAGCGGCGGCTGGCTCGCTCGGGGATGAGCCCAGCGCCGGTGCCGCTCACGCCCAACCAATTGGAGGAGCTGGGGCTCCAACCCTCGCCGTTGGTCGAGAACATGGGCAAGACGCAGGCGGACCGCGTCGACGAGCTGCTGCGGCGCCACTGCGTGGGCGAGGGGCGGGACGGACTGCTGGTGGACACCCGGCGCAGTTGTCAGGCCGGACGCCTGTCGGCGGATGACGTCGCCCTGGTGGAGCGCGTGAACCGGGCCCGGTTGCAGCTCTGGCATTGGATGCAGACGGTCCGCCCCGGCGTGCCGGAAGAGTCCCTGCGGCAGCGTTGGCGGCAGTTCCATGCGGAGGGGGTGGTCTGCGGTGGCTGGGTCGAGTCCGATGATGGCACCTGGGGAGAGAAGAAGTGCTGA
- a CDS encoding kelch repeat-containing protein, which yields MNHRKQLFRLFSMMLGLLSLYTSGCGHSTAEEPSGPPDTENPDPGQPQHPFEPVGTSLFLQVVDEGGGPVSGAAVSALDAVFPVDSSGHLLLENLSPGSFLARVDALGFTSATAVVELQAGAHLGTQVKLLRRPPPIPFQVEQGGVIQTEQVRVVIPPDAVVDALGQPVSGTVNVTINPIDPTVQLSSMPGPLEGTAASDSARVSLESFFMAEVSLWSHDSPVQLAPGKTADLEFVLPESLASQFQVGDSVPAWWFDLDAGLWREEGTGTVQLSQTQPGKRVWSVQVNHFTWWNCDAPWTDKSCVNVFVVDKMGRPLSGAAVTAQGVSYAGASRTSYTGANGRTCIEIKRGATANVYAGLVSQSPNAVEKVIGTQAAALCGSNACTEVALTMAEIICQPGAYASCPYSGPAEAEGKGVCRAGRQQCNILGTAWSVCQGEVLPAAESCRSPFDEDCDGELNEGCNCSDLQGLPCYGGPSETKDVGICHGGTLACDLFGNTVCQEQQLPRQEVCSTIEDEDCNGTSESCGPSSWGWLATGPMADEERLWHTATLLHNGKVLVAGGIFTTSSEVYDPATGTWSGAISMVSHHHYHTATLLPNGRVLVVGGLSNLSEVYDPVAGVWSATSPMSTERSDHTATLLPNGQVLVAGGSGFGGTRSSAEVYDPATDTWSMTGTMNFPRTEHTATLLPNGEVLVTGGQGENGSGFPTAEIYNPVTGTWNITSAMDSGRYEHTATLLPSGEVLVTGGSAGRAEDGFSKIGLSSAEVYTPSTGTWRATGSMSSAHSGHEATLLPNGQVLVVGPVVYYEGQPYEVAEMYDPASSTWRPAGGAMEAPGRNATATLLPSGQVLIAGAGTFSTYETTVSAEVYRPAMGFWSPTGSMKTARTQHTATLMQNGRVLVAGGRDTLSSLSSTEVYNPASGTWSDAGSMATARALHTATVLPSGDVLVTGGRDTLSVLSSTEVYNPVTDTWSVVSSMAFPRENHVATLLSNGKVLVTGGSAGEDASLPWAEIYDPATGTWSRTGTMFTPRRNHTATLLPNGRVLVTGGYSYNRDSSRDLTEVYDPETGTWAPTNPMIARRGDHTATLLRNGQVFVAGGGDDRSGFFLPSEEVYDPGTGVWSSLGRKLPFYTQSTATLLQSGQVLILGGRGSFGLRTNAGRYLPDTGIWTTAGDMARATQDHQATLLPSGRVLVTGGTQEDGGLSTAAQLYTP from the coding sequence TTGAACCATCGTAAACAATTGTTCAGACTGTTCTCCATGATGCTGGGATTGCTGAGTCTCTACACTTCCGGCTGTGGCCATTCCACGGCTGAAGAGCCCAGCGGCCCTCCCGACACGGAAAACCCTGACCCCGGGCAACCCCAACACCCGTTCGAGCCGGTAGGTACCAGCCTGTTTCTGCAGGTCGTGGACGAGGGGGGGGGGCCTGTTTCCGGGGCCGCCGTGTCCGCTCTGGACGCTGTCTTCCCCGTGGACAGTTCCGGCCACCTGCTCTTGGAAAACCTCTCGCCGGGCAGCTTCCTAGCCCGGGTGGATGCGCTGGGGTTCACCTCAGCCACAGCGGTAGTGGAATTACAGGCAGGGGCGCACCTGGGCACTCAAGTCAAGCTGCTGCGCCGTCCTCCTCCCATTCCCTTCCAGGTTGAGCAGGGTGGCGTCATCCAGACGGAGCAAGTTCGCGTCGTCATTCCCCCTGACGCCGTGGTGGATGCCTTGGGCCAACCGGTATCGGGCACGGTGAATGTCACCATCAACCCCATCGATCCCACGGTTCAGCTCTCCAGCATGCCCGGTCCTCTGGAGGGCACTGCCGCGTCAGACAGTGCGCGCGTCTCCTTGGAAAGCTTCTTCATGGCCGAGGTGAGCCTGTGGAGCCATGATTCTCCGGTACAATTGGCCCCCGGGAAAACGGCGGACCTGGAGTTTGTCCTACCAGAGTCCCTCGCCAGCCAGTTCCAGGTGGGTGACAGCGTCCCCGCTTGGTGGTTCGATCTGGACGCGGGCCTCTGGCGCGAAGAGGGCACGGGCACCGTCCAACTCTCGCAAACTCAGCCAGGCAAACGCGTCTGGTCCGTCCAGGTGAACCACTTCACTTGGTGGAACTGCGACGCGCCCTGGACAGACAAGAGCTGTGTCAACGTCTTCGTCGTGGACAAGATGGGGAGGCCTCTCTCGGGTGCCGCAGTGACCGCCCAGGGGGTCAGCTATGCGGGTGCGAGCAGAACCTCCTATACCGGCGCCAATGGCCGCACCTGTATCGAGATCAAGCGGGGAGCCACCGCTAACGTCTATGCCGGGTTGGTGAGCCAGTCCCCTAACGCCGTGGAGAAGGTGATTGGAACCCAGGCTGCCGCCCTCTGCGGCAGTAATGCCTGCACCGAGGTGGCTCTCACCATGGCGGAGATCATTTGCCAACCGGGAGCTTATGCATCATGTCCGTACTCAGGCCCCGCGGAAGCCGAGGGCAAGGGGGTGTGCCGGGCAGGCCGTCAGCAGTGCAACATCCTCGGCACTGCGTGGAGTGTGTGCCAGGGGGAAGTGCTACCTGCGGCCGAGAGTTGCCGGAGCCCCTTTGATGAAGATTGTGATGGAGAATTGAACGAAGGCTGCAATTGTTCCGACTTGCAGGGCTTGCCTTGTTATGGAGGCCCAAGCGAAACAAAAGACGTCGGCATCTGCCACGGGGGGACCCTTGCGTGTGATTTGTTTGGAAACACCGTCTGCCAAGAACAACAACTCCCCAGGCAGGAGGTCTGTTCGACCATCGAGGATGAAGACTGCAATGGCACGAGCGAAAGCTGTGGGCCTTCATCGTGGGGGTGGCTTGCGACGGGCCCCATGGCTGATGAGGAGCGCCTGTGGCACACGGCGACGTTGCTGCACAACGGCAAGGTGCTTGTCGCGGGGGGCATATTCACGACATCCTCTGAGGTATACGATCCGGCCACAGGCACGTGGAGCGGTGCCATTTCCATGGTCTCGCATCACCATTACCACACGGCGACACTGCTGCCCAACGGCCGCGTGCTTGTCGTAGGAGGATTGAGTAACCTCTCTGAGGTGTACGACCCAGTCGCAGGCGTCTGGAGCGCGACCAGCCCTATGAGCACGGAGCGTTCCGACCATACGGCGACGCTGCTGCCCAACGGGCAAGTCCTCGTCGCAGGAGGAAGTGGATTCGGTGGTACCCGTTCCTCAGCGGAGGTGTATGATCCAGCCACAGACACGTGGAGCATGACGGGGACCATGAACTTTCCGCGCACCGAACACACAGCGACGCTGCTGCCAAACGGTGAGGTGCTCGTTACGGGAGGGCAAGGAGAGAATGGTTCAGGCTTCCCAACAGCAGAGATTTACAATCCAGTCACTGGCACCTGGAACATCACAAGCGCCATGGACTCAGGCCGCTATGAACATACAGCGACACTGCTGCCCAGTGGGGAGGTGCTCGTCACAGGGGGTAGCGCGGGGCGCGCGGAAGACGGATTCAGCAAAATAGGGCTCTCATCGGCGGAGGTGTACACCCCCTCTACAGGCACTTGGCGCGCGACCGGATCCATGAGCTCAGCGCACAGCGGCCATGAGGCGACGCTGCTGCCCAATGGTCAAGTGCTCGTCGTGGGACCGGTTGTTTATTACGAAGGTCAACCTTACGAGGTAGCGGAGATGTACGACCCCGCCTCATCCACCTGGCGACCCGCTGGCGGCGCCATGGAAGCCCCAGGCCGGAATGCGACGGCGACGCTGCTGCCCAGCGGCCAAGTGCTCATCGCGGGAGCAGGAACATTCAGCACGTACGAGACCACTGTGTCTGCGGAGGTTTACCGCCCCGCCATGGGTTTTTGGAGTCCTACAGGCTCCATGAAAACAGCTCGCACCCAACACACGGCGACACTCATGCAAAATGGACGAGTGCTGGTCGCCGGAGGCCGCGACACGCTCAGCAGTTTGTCATCCACGGAGGTGTACAACCCAGCCTCAGGCACTTGGAGTGATGCTGGCTCCATGGCGACCGCTCGCGCTCTACACACGGCGACAGTGCTGCCCAGCGGTGACGTGCTTGTCACCGGAGGCCGCGACACGCTCAGCGTCTTGTCGTCCACTGAAGTGTACAATCCCGTCACAGATACTTGGAGCGTTGTCAGTTCCATGGCCTTCCCTCGCGAAAATCACGTGGCGACACTGCTGTCCAATGGGAAGGTACTCGTCACAGGGGGAAGCGCGGGTGAAGACGCCTCTCTACCGTGGGCAGAAATATATGACCCAGCCACGGGCACTTGGAGCCGGACAGGTACAATGTTCACACCTCGCAGAAACCACACGGCGACGCTGCTGCCCAATGGCCGAGTGCTTGTCACTGGCGGGTATTCTTACAACAGGGATTCCTCCAGAGACTTGACGGAGGTGTACGACCCGGAGACAGGCACTTGGGCTCCTACCAACCCCATGATTGCACGCCGCGGTGACCACACGGCGACGCTGCTGCGCAACGGACAGGTGTTCGTTGCGGGAGGGGGAGACGACCGCTCTGGTTTCTTCCTCCCGTCTGAGGAGGTGTACGATCCAGGGACAGGTGTATGGAGCTCTCTTGGCCGCAAGCTCCCGTTTTATACCCAGAGCACGGCGACGCTGTTGCAAAGCGGCCAAGTGCTAATTTTGGGAGGAAGGGGCTCCTTTGGTTTACGTACGAATGCGGGGAGATATCTCCCTGACACAGGTATTTGGACGACTGCTGGCGACATGGCCAGGGCCACCCAGGATCATCAAGCAACCCTGTTGCCCAGCGGCCGGGTGCTCGTTACGGGCGGAACACAAGAGGACGGGGGCCTGTCCACGGCGGCGCAGTTGTACACACCGTGA
- a CDS encoding carboxypeptidase-like regulatory domain-containing protein, with translation MRYRFVAAGALLLLLALLLALVSGGTEGRRASAKTRAADTGPDASEPALAAHERAALRGWVQDARGLPVAARVLAFEAGPALTREGLGQHVAADALEAPARATVTTGPDGAFLLRVPEGRYHLLAEVDGRPAALALEVEAGASEVRLVVTGGERLTGQVVDVAGGVARAHLTVVSLAPVRRLREVESDETGAFEVEGLLPQARYGVWARAAGHGSRGVLVAASRPATVMLPCALHVEGRVLERGVAAPGARVRPRGGGPEARADGEGRFVLEGLDCSGRTELLAESATGVGERALEPLSEDTSGFDISLETAGGLRVRVVEARSGRLLKGASVQSPDVPEVVWREEDVGRFRAAPLRPGPHALLVRAPGHGAVQRVLEVRAGAETEVELELPPESVLSGRILGPEGLGMQGARLHLLGPGLSGGEVFVTGAEGRFEVRGLAEDTYELRVERPGYLSVTRELRLPRTEPLELSLAPAAAVAVKVLGARGEPVEDASVSLTLVGEGRGETVREAVTEAWGGVHFGGLVPGSYLAKARAPGYLPSEPVPVEAWDEEAVPISLVLREGLTLSGRVRDARGLPVAEADVVLMGEGTSVGRARTDGQGRFTLSGLGPGRVRLLVEKFGHPMREVEVQVPASNLELMLEGPGLE, from the coding sequence ATGCGGTACAGGTTCGTCGCGGCGGGCGCCTTGCTCCTGCTGCTGGCGCTGCTCCTGGCCCTGGTGTCTGGCGGCACGGAGGGGCGAAGGGCCTCCGCGAAGACGCGGGCCGCCGATACGGGCCCGGACGCCTCCGAGCCGGCCCTGGCGGCCCATGAGCGCGCCGCGTTGCGCGGCTGGGTCCAGGATGCCCGGGGCCTGCCCGTGGCGGCCCGGGTGCTTGCCTTCGAGGCCGGGCCCGCCCTGACGCGGGAGGGCCTGGGGCAGCACGTGGCCGCGGACGCCCTGGAGGCACCCGCGCGGGCCACCGTCACCACCGGCCCGGACGGAGCCTTCCTGCTGCGGGTCCCCGAGGGCCGCTACCACCTGCTAGCCGAGGTGGACGGACGTCCCGCCGCGCTCGCCCTGGAGGTAGAGGCGGGCGCTTCCGAGGTGCGCCTGGTGGTGACGGGCGGTGAGCGTCTGACGGGCCAGGTGGTGGACGTGGCGGGGGGCGTGGCCCGGGCCCACCTCACGGTGGTGAGCCTGGCGCCCGTGCGGCGCCTGCGGGAGGTGGAGAGCGACGAGACGGGCGCCTTCGAGGTGGAGGGGCTGCTCCCCCAGGCGCGCTATGGCGTGTGGGCCCGCGCGGCGGGCCATGGCTCGCGCGGAGTGCTCGTCGCCGCGTCCCGGCCCGCCACCGTGATGCTGCCCTGCGCGCTGCATGTGGAGGGCAGGGTGCTCGAGCGTGGCGTCGCGGCGCCAGGGGCCCGGGTCAGGCCGCGCGGAGGGGGGCCGGAGGCGAGGGCCGACGGCGAGGGCCGCTTCGTGCTGGAGGGGCTCGACTGCAGCGGGCGCACCGAGCTGCTCGCCGAGAGCGCCACGGGCGTGGGTGAGCGGGCACTCGAGCCACTGAGCGAGGACACCTCGGGGTTCGACATCTCCCTGGAGACGGCAGGCGGGCTCCGCGTCCGGGTGGTGGAGGCGCGCTCGGGCCGGCTGCTCAAGGGTGCGAGCGTCCAGTCTCCGGACGTACCGGAGGTCGTCTGGCGCGAGGAGGACGTGGGACGCTTCCGGGCCGCGCCGCTGAGGCCGGGCCCCCATGCCCTCCTCGTCCGGGCACCGGGCCATGGGGCCGTGCAGCGGGTCCTCGAGGTGCGCGCGGGCGCCGAGACGGAAGTCGAGCTCGAGCTGCCGCCAGAGAGCGTGCTCTCGGGCCGCATCCTGGGACCCGAGGGGCTGGGGATGCAGGGCGCGCGGCTCCACCTCCTGGGGCCAGGGCTGAGCGGGGGGGAGGTGTTTGTCACGGGCGCAGAGGGACGCTTCGAGGTGCGGGGGCTCGCGGAGGACACGTATGAGCTGCGCGTCGAGCGCCCGGGCTACCTCTCCGTGACGCGAGAGCTCCGGCTGCCGCGGACCGAGCCGCTGGAGCTCTCCCTGGCGCCCGCGGCGGCGGTGGCCGTGAAGGTGCTCGGCGCGCGCGGGGAGCCCGTGGAGGACGCGTCTGTCTCCCTCACGTTGGTGGGCGAGGGGCGCGGGGAGACGGTCCGGGAGGCGGTCACGGAGGCCTGGGGCGGCGTCCACTTCGGGGGGCTCGTTCCGGGCAGCTACCTCGCGAAGGCGCGTGCCCCGGGCTACCTCCCGTCCGAGCCCGTCCCGGTGGAGGCCTGGGACGAGGAGGCCGTGCCCATCTCACTGGTGCTGCGAGAGGGCCTCACGCTGTCCGGTCGCGTCCGGGACGCGCGGGGCCTGCCCGTGGCTGAGGCGGACGTGGTCCTCATGGGGGAAGGAACGAGCGTGGGCCGCGCCCGCACGGATGGCCAGGGCCGTTTCACCCTGTCGGGTCTCGGGCCGGGGCGCGTCCGGCTCCTGGTGGAGAAGTTCGGCCACCCGATGCGGGAGGTGGAGGTGCAGGTGCCCGCGTCGAACCTGGAGCTAATGCTGGAGGGCCCCGGTCTCGAGTGA
- a CDS encoding alkaline phosphatase D family protein, with product MTRSSVPGALLGLLVAIGLVVPSAAQAFAAPLVRVPLVGRAWTTGASIWVGTADSFGDAAGETLTLSAREATACETCWVVTVQMTDSGTGGGFRSWKGALEGLKPNTRYHYGIFASGFTGERGGFYFRTEPTGGTRFKVGVASCMNGANAPSQPSWDIMHEQLNTGEPNIQLLVGDNMYTTENPPSKNHYWFKYFQQRAVPQFTNVFRAFPTFAIWDDHDYGPNDEDATFAQKDVAREAYAALYPHPPFAGDGIYHSFNWGRVEFFMMDDRWGRDCPRSMPAGYSPKMYGATQFGWLKSALQASNATFKVIVNGSTLGNTCWGAQKQALFDFIAGNKIGGVLFVTGDIHRSLITDRTPTGGYPLYELISSGIGSPSTPAEYSFGVMEFNTALADPTITLKVIQNPEQRSSISGAGVTVTTKTLKRSQLQN from the coding sequence ATGACAAGGAGTTCCGTACCTGGTGCGTTGCTGGGGCTGTTGGTGGCCATCGGCCTCGTGGTTCCCAGTGCCGCGCAGGCCTTCGCCGCGCCCCTGGTGCGCGTCCCCCTCGTGGGCCGTGCCTGGACGACCGGCGCCAGCATCTGGGTGGGCACCGCGGATTCCTTCGGGGACGCCGCCGGTGAGACGCTGACCCTGAGCGCCCGCGAGGCGACTGCCTGCGAGACCTGCTGGGTGGTCACGGTGCAGATGACGGATTCAGGCACCGGAGGTGGCTTCCGCTCCTGGAAGGGCGCCCTCGAAGGACTGAAGCCCAACACCCGGTACCACTATGGAATCTTCGCCTCGGGCTTCACGGGCGAGCGCGGTGGCTTCTATTTCAGGACTGAGCCGACTGGGGGCACGCGCTTCAAGGTCGGCGTCGCCTCCTGCATGAACGGCGCGAATGCGCCCAGTCAGCCCTCGTGGGACATCATGCACGAGCAGCTCAACACGGGAGAGCCCAACATCCAGTTGCTCGTGGGGGACAACATGTACACGACGGAGAATCCCCCCTCGAAGAACCACTACTGGTTCAAGTACTTCCAGCAGCGCGCCGTGCCGCAGTTCACCAACGTCTTCCGCGCCTTCCCGACCTTCGCCATCTGGGATGACCACGACTATGGCCCGAACGACGAGGATGCCACCTTCGCCCAGAAGGACGTGGCCCGCGAGGCGTACGCGGCCCTCTATCCCCACCCCCCGTTCGCCGGCGACGGCATCTACCACTCGTTCAACTGGGGCCGCGTGGAGTTCTTCATGATGGATGACCGCTGGGGCCGCGACTGCCCCAGGTCCATGCCCGCGGGGTATTCGCCGAAGATGTACGGCGCCACGCAGTTCGGCTGGCTGAAGAGCGCGCTGCAGGCCTCCAACGCCACCTTCAAGGTGATCGTGAATGGCTCCACCCTGGGCAACACCTGCTGGGGAGCCCAGAAGCAGGCGCTCTTCGACTTCATCGCCGGCAACAAGATTGGAGGCGTGCTCTTCGTGACGGGTGACATCCACCGGAGTCTGATCACCGATCGGACCCCCACGGGGGGCTACCCCCTGTATGAGCTGATCTCCTCCGGAATCGGTTCGCCCAGCACGCCCGCCGAGTACAGCTTCGGCGTCATGGAGTTCAACACGGCGCTGGCGGACCCCACCATCACCCTCAAGGTCATCCAAAACCCCGAGCAGCGCTCGAGCATCTCGGGAGCGGGCGTCACCGTCACCACGAAGACCCTGAAGCGCTCGCAGTTGCAGAACTGA